The Epinephelus lanceolatus isolate andai-2023 chromosome 8, ASM4190304v1, whole genome shotgun sequence genome includes a window with the following:
- the LOC144464111 gene encoding C-type mannose receptor 2-like — protein sequence MCVTTGLCAVSSHAERQYHFVYDPKNWTEAQSYCREKYTDLATVDNMEDVTTLNNMAATRKLTGTYREVWIGLYRDTYSWRWSLSDTSFYKHGETEFRRWRAGEPSNINIAAHCTAMDEDGLWNDLLCSNSLKVVCSYVRGSDVTFILITKSMTWTEAQSHCRVNYTDLTSVRNMTENQKVQELIPAGERVWIGLFRDSWKWSDGSTSLFKHWIPGYPYNYQCVAVAFTYSRVSGQWYDWPCATKLQFICYSTPVGEKNKQQTTTKQVFRLKFHTQDSSLDLNEPAVMEDTLKKLKQKLKGQGLGDNIKLSWRKQPDGKVFHKEEKKKKKKKTKKDEL from the exons ATGTGTGTCACTACAGGGCTGTGTGCTGTCTCATCACATGCTGAACGTCAGTACCATTTTGTTTATGACCCGAAGAACTGGACTGAAGCACAAAGTTACTGCAGAGAGAAATACACAGACCTGGCTACTGTCGACAACATGGAGGACGTGACGACCCTGAACAACATGGCAGCTACAAGGAAACTGACTGGCACA TATCGAGAAGTCTGGATTGGACTGTACAGAGACACGTACAGCTGGAGGTGGTCACTGTCAGACACAAGTTTCTACAAACACGGGGAGACAGAGTTCAGACGATGGAGGGCTGGAGAACCAAGCAATATTAACATTGCAGCACACTGCACAGCGATGGATGAGGATGGACTATGGAACGACCTCCTGTGTAGTAACAGCCTTAAGGTCGTCTGCTCATATGTCAGAG GGTCGGATGTGACATTTATCCTCATCACCAAATCCATGACATGGACTGAGGCCCAGAGCCACTGCAGAGTAAACTACACAGACCTGACCAGTGTGAGGAACATGACAGAGAACCAGAAGGTACAGGAGCTGATACCTGCAGGAGAACGTGTCTGGATCGGCCTCTTCAGAGACTCCTGGAAGTGGTCGGATGGAAGTACCTCCTTATTTAAGCATTGGATACCAGGGTACCCTTATAACTATCAATGTGTGGCTGTAGCCTTTACCTACTCCCGCGTCTCCGGACAATGGTACGACTGGCCCTGTGCTACCAAGTTACAGTTCATTTGCTACAGCACAC ctgtgggagaaaaaaacaaacagcaaactacGACAAAACAAGTGTTCAGACTGAAGTTTCACACACAGGACTCCTCTCTGGATCTGAATGAGCCTGCTGTGATGGAGGACACCTTGAAGAAG CTCAAACAGAAGCTGAAGGGCCAGGGGCTGGGTGACAACATCAAACTGAGCTGGAGGAAGCAGCCAGATGGAAAAGTCTTCCacaaggaagagaagaagaagaagaagaagaagaccaaAAAGGATGAGCTTTAA